A genomic segment from Lagenorhynchus albirostris chromosome X, mLagAlb1.1, whole genome shotgun sequence encodes:
- the LOC132513283 gene encoding ferritin heavy chain-like, with protein sequence MGPLRGSYRRLRGLAFTLATLPTPPSQVRQNYHRDCEAAVNSHFTLELHASFVCLALAFYLDRDDVALKHFTRFFLHRSHEHSRRAQGLMGLQNQRGGRLHFQDIRKPDSDEWKSGLKAMKCALFLEKLVNQSLLHLHQLAIDMSDPHLRHFLATHYLRQQVAFISELEGHVTTLSMMGAPDVDLAGSLFDKLTLGDSDKN encoded by the coding sequence ATGGGACCGCTCCGAGGCAGCTACCGCAGGCTCCGCGGCCTTGCCTTCACGCTCGCCACGCTGCCCACGCCGCCCTCTCAGGTGCGCCAGAACTACCACCGCGACTGCGAGGCCGCTGTCAACAGCCATTTCACCCTGGAGCTCCACGCCTCTTTCGTGTGCCTGGCCCTGGCCTTTTACCTCGACCGCGACGACGTGGCCTTGAAGCACTTCACCCGGTTCTTCCTGCACCGCTCCCACGAGCACAGCAGGCGGGCCCAGGGCCTGATGGGTCTACAGAACCAGCGTGGGGGCCGCCTCCACTTCCAAGACATCAGGAAGCCAGACAGTGACGAGTGGAAGAGTGGCCTCAAGGCCATGAAGTGCGCCTTGTTCCTGGAGAAGCTCGTGAACCAGAGCCTGCTCCACCTGCACCAGCTGGCCATCGACATGAGCGACCCCCACCTGCGCCACTTCCTGGCAACTCACTACCTCCGCCAGCAGGTGGCGTTCATCAGCGAGCTGGAGGGTCATGTCACCACCCTGAGCATGATGGGGGCCCCGGACGTCGACCTGGCAGGGTCCCTCTTTGACAAGCTCACCCTGGGCGACAGCGACAAGAACTGA